In Candidatus Omnitrophota bacterium, one DNA window encodes the following:
- a CDS encoding recombinase family protein — MEYFLYARKSTDEEDRQILSIQAQITEVREYAAKEKLEVVKEFIESRTAKAPGRPIFNEMISLLERGKAEGIVAW, encoded by the coding sequence ATGGAATACTTCCTCTACGCTCGTAAATCCACTGATGAAGAAGATCGGCAAATTCTTTCTATTCAAGCTCAGATAACCGAAGTTAGAGAATACGCAGCAAAAGAAAAACTCGAGGTTGTTAAGGAGTTTATTGAATCTCGAACAGCCAAAGCGCCTGGCCGACCTATCTTCAATGAAATGATCTCTCTACTTGAACGTGGCAAAGCCGAGGGCATAGTAGCTTGG